A window from Plectropomus leopardus isolate mb chromosome 21, YSFRI_Pleo_2.0, whole genome shotgun sequence encodes these proteins:
- the LOC121960844 gene encoding heavy metal-binding protein HIP-like — translation MRGRVGQIVLLFFLSTVTAQTPDPSITAIWNELKTLRDMVYALGTVVVEQRVELRSLVTRMRDTELQAEEERGKVLLLTSDLRNILKEVEAQKTELVVANNKIAQMEKENTVLSAQLEGVGKRVAASEEDLDNQGREVATLRGALSTTETQVLLQKIIVEDLEKAKTEQETRLNVMESRVTANEKEAEEQKMDVVTLKADLNSTMAELQLQNNDIKRLQKETAGKIAFSVGLNSQVGPYNTEIQVKYNKVFTNFGNAYNPTLGKFIAPVRGVYYFRFTAFDHHDDKHFGLHFYRNNQKMMTNWEHNRNEGHLYLSNALTLQLNEGDLIYMQLPSGYVLYDDRNNHNTFSGFLLFSL, via the exons ATGAGGGGTCGAGTCGGTCAGATAGTGCTGCTTTTCTTCCTGTCAACAGTGACGGCTCAAACACCCGATCCATCTATTACTGCTATCTGGAATGAACTGAAAACGCTGAGAGACATGGTGTATGCCCTGGGCACAGTAGTGGTAGAGCAGAGGGTAGAGCTGAGGAGCCTAGTGACCAGAATGAGAGACACTGAGCTTCAGGCGGAAGAAGAGAGGGGCAAAGTCTTGCTCCTGACAAGTGACCTGAGGAACATCTTGAAGGAGGTTGAAGCGCAGAAAACAGAGCTGGTGGTTGCTAATAACAAGATTGCTCAGATGGAGAAGGAAAACACAG TGCTATCAGCACAGCTGGAAGGTGTCGGAAAGAGAGTGGCAGCCAGCGAGGAAGACCTGGACAATCAGGGCAGAGAGGTAGCCACTCTGAGAGGAGCGTTAAGCACCACTGAAACTCAAGTGCTACTGCAGAAGATAATTGTAGAGGACCTGGAGAAAGCAAAAACAG AGCAAGAAACCAGATTAAATGTGATGGAGTCCAGAGTGACAGCCAATGAAAAAGAAGCAGAAGAGCAGAAGATGGATGTAGTGACTCTAAAAGCGGACCTGAACAGCACCATGGCTGAACTGCAGCTccaaaacaatgacataaaGCGACTGCAGAAAGAGACTGCAG gcAAGATTGCTTTCTCTGTTGGCTTGAACAGTCAGGTGGGACCATACAATACAGAAATCCAAGTGAAGTACAACAAAGTCTTTACCAACTTTGGCAATGCTTATAATCCTACATTAG gCAAGTTCATCGCACCAGTCAGAGGAGTCTACTACTTCAGATTCACAGCATTTGACCACCACGATGACAAACATTTTGGACTTCATTTTTACCGCAATAACCAGAAAATGATGACAAACTGGGAACACAACAGGAATGAAGGCCATTTGTACCTGTCCAATGCATTAACTCTTCAATTAAATGAGGGAGATTTGATTTACATGCAGCTTCCCTCCGGATATGTTCTTTATGATGATAGAAATAATCACAACACTTTCAGtggctttttacttttcagtttgTAA